In Sporosarcina sp. PTS2304, a genomic segment contains:
- the narJ gene encoding nitrate reductase molybdenum cofactor assembly chaperone has product MINLDLLYEKKNIFGFFSNQLNYPEKLTFHPSVWDDFVTSDAAGYEDLQTYWELMQTYSLDEIQELYTSTFDFQKDATLFMTYVKFEDSKERGQMLARLKVLYEMFGLNMPDEELSDLLPLMCEFIYAAEWKGDPRAQQSFSMLLAVMEDGSYFLMKALEKYESPYFYLIRALRETCKSCIQREVSAND; this is encoded by the coding sequence GTGATTAATCTCGATCTCTTATATGAAAAGAAAAATATTTTCGGCTTTTTCTCCAACCAACTGAATTATCCCGAAAAACTGACGTTTCATCCGTCAGTTTGGGATGATTTCGTTACGAGTGATGCGGCAGGTTATGAAGACTTGCAAACTTACTGGGAGCTAATGCAGACGTACAGTTTGGATGAGATCCAAGAGCTGTACACATCGACATTTGATTTTCAGAAAGACGCGACGCTGTTCATGACATATGTGAAGTTCGAGGATTCTAAAGAGCGCGGTCAAATGCTTGCTCGCTTAAAAGTGCTGTATGAAATGTTCGGCTTGAATATGCCGGATGAAGAGCTATCCGACTTGCTTCCGTTAATGTGCGAATTCATTTATGCGGCAGAATGGAAGGGAGATCCGCGGGCACAACAAAGTTTTTCCATGCTGCTTGCGGTCATGGAAGATGGAAGTTACTTTTTGATGAAAGCGTTGGAAAAGTATGAAAGCCCTTATTTCTACTTAATACGGGCGTTGCGTGAAACTTGTAAATCGTGTATTCAACGGGAGGTTTCTGCTAATGACTAG
- a CDS encoding sensor histidine kinase encodes MTLSNSNQLPELLQKLYDHTTEAMFFFSAEGHILSMNEAAKQIIEPELFLKMLQGEADSICFTCRGYTSEDEQMTCVSCFMAEPQQTLTSFQLYLETKDVGVLPYSATYQVIDEQQQISVLMLRNLTRQTQTQEVLNQKLRVKQVIQAQENERKRISRELHDSVAQEMLSSLVDLRVLKYMNVEEEVLEKLRQTEGSLMRLLDDIRYMSVELRPAVLDDFGLEAAFRTHIKGLEKNFGFIVHFESDVKSNRYEGEIETVVYRIGQEAILNAMKYAEVEEVFLRLTETPDHLQLEVLDEGIGFNVNDFTPEGTGLGLFGMRERVELVGGNITIASSAQEGTKIQVEIPVKKERATSENHNR; translated from the coding sequence ATGACGCTATCGAACAGTAATCAGTTACCGGAACTATTGCAGAAGCTTTACGACCATACAACAGAAGCTATGTTCTTTTTTTCGGCTGAAGGTCACATTCTTTCGATGAATGAAGCGGCAAAACAAATTATCGAACCGGAACTATTTCTCAAGATGCTTCAAGGCGAAGCGGATTCGATCTGTTTTACTTGTCGCGGATATACGAGTGAGGACGAACAGATGACATGTGTCTCTTGTTTCATGGCGGAGCCGCAACAAACGCTAACTTCTTTCCAATTATATTTAGAAACAAAAGACGTGGGTGTGTTGCCGTATAGCGCGACGTACCAAGTAATTGATGAACAACAACAAATTTCTGTACTGATGTTGCGCAATTTGACCCGTCAGACACAAACACAAGAAGTGCTCAATCAAAAACTGCGTGTCAAGCAAGTCATCCAAGCGCAAGAAAATGAGCGCAAACGGATTTCGAGAGAATTGCATGACAGTGTTGCGCAAGAAATGCTGAGTTCATTAGTCGATTTGCGTGTGTTGAAGTATATGAATGTAGAAGAAGAAGTGCTCGAGAAGTTGCGCCAGACGGAAGGTTCACTCATGCGATTGCTGGACGATATCCGCTATATGTCTGTCGAGCTCCGTCCTGCAGTGCTAGATGATTTCGGCTTGGAAGCGGCGTTTCGGACCCATATTAAAGGCTTGGAGAAGAACTTCGGTTTCATCGTTCATTTTGAATCGGATGTGAAAAGCAACCGGTACGAAGGAGAGATAGAAACCGTCGTCTATCGGATCGGTCAAGAAGCGATTTTGAATGCGATGAAATACGCAGAAGTGGAAGAAGTGTTCCTGCGTCTGACAGAAACACCGGATCATTTACAGCTGGAAGTGCTGGACGAAGGAATAGGTTTTAATGTCAATGACTTTACCCCGGAAGGTACGGGGCTTGGATTATTCGGCATGCGTGAACGCGTCGAATTAGTAGGTGGAAACATCACGATTGCGTCCAGTGCGCAAGAAGGCACGAAAATCCAAGTCGAGATTCCCGTGAAGAAGGAGAGAGCAACTAGTGAAAATCATAATCGCTGA
- the moaD gene encoding molybdopterin converting factor subunit 1 — MITVHYFARLRELTGKGEESLERASLTVEELLDWAEETYPGFGKETIHVAVNEEYARKDDVIQSGDVCAFIPPVSGG; from the coding sequence ATGATTACAGTTCATTATTTTGCGAGATTGCGTGAGCTCACGGGTAAAGGAGAGGAATCTTTGGAACGTGCTTCCCTGACGGTGGAAGAATTGCTTGACTGGGCGGAAGAGACGTATCCAGGATTCGGAAAAGAGACTATTCACGTAGCAGTAAATGAGGAATATGCGCGTAAAGATGATGTGATTCAATCAGGCGATGTCTGTGCATTCATCCCGCCGGTAAGTGGTGGATGA
- the narI gene encoding respiratory nitrate reductase subunit gamma has protein sequence MTSQFLWVIFPYICIAVFIVGHIFRYKNDQFGWTAKSSEFIEKKQLMIGSLLFHIGIFPVILGHVAGLGIPKEWTRAMGVSDHMYHLGAVWGGGFFGVMTLVGMIILTSRRFTKANVRKLSSRSDLIVNTFLLFIVFIGVYSSLITNTMTPGFDYRDTISVWFRSLLIFQPEAAYMAAVPLAFKLHILTGFLIFAMWPFTRLVHVWSVPLNYAGRSYILYRKHQPNKQHTPR, from the coding sequence ATGACTAGTCAATTCCTGTGGGTCATTTTTCCTTACATTTGTATCGCGGTGTTTATAGTGGGTCATATATTCCGCTATAAGAACGACCAGTTCGGATGGACCGCAAAATCGAGTGAGTTTATTGAGAAAAAGCAATTGATGATTGGTAGTTTACTGTTTCACATCGGAATTTTTCCCGTCATTTTAGGTCATGTGGCGGGTCTCGGGATTCCGAAAGAGTGGACACGTGCCATGGGCGTCAGTGATCATATGTATCATCTAGGCGCCGTGTGGGGCGGAGGATTTTTCGGCGTAATGACGCTAGTCGGAATGATCATTTTGACTTCTCGCCGTTTCACGAAGGCGAATGTCCGAAAACTTTCTTCCAGATCCGATTTGATTGTCAATACATTTTTATTATTTATTGTCTTTATTGGTGTCTATAGTTCACTCATTACGAACACGATGACACCAGGTTTTGATTATCGCGATACGATCTCGGTCTGGTTCCGATCATTGCTTATATTCCAGCCGGAAGCAGCCTATATGGCAGCCGTCCCGCTTGCATTTAAGTTGCATATTTTAACGGGTTTTCTCATTTTTGCGATGTGGCCGTTCACTCGATTGGTTCACGTTTGGAGTGTACCGTTGAATTATGCCGGAAGAAGTTATATTCTTTATAGAAAACATCAACCGAACAAACAGCATACCCCACGTTGA
- a CDS encoding GAF domain-containing protein, whose product MTEQQNFNFQAAIDQLKERLEADFIGLALVDLNKYYHELKWRYVAGNSNLRYRKIVLSSGKGVAGLVFKTGKPVLVEDAEELMESRDLYNYPIVVFEKLKSFGAIPLFHDDHVQGVLLVGYRQPKKMTIEKFEQVKETIGTTFGPFHHKERLKDDAIEQ is encoded by the coding sequence ATGACAGAACAACAAAATTTTAATTTTCAAGCAGCTATCGACCAGTTGAAAGAACGACTAGAAGCGGATTTCATCGGATTGGCGCTAGTGGATTTGAATAAATATTATCATGAATTGAAATGGCGCTATGTCGCTGGGAATAGTAATTTACGCTATAGAAAAATTGTCCTGAGTTCTGGCAAAGGTGTGGCGGGGCTAGTTTTTAAAACAGGAAAGCCAGTGCTAGTAGAAGACGCAGAAGAATTAATGGAATCACGGGATCTATATAATTATCCGATTGTAGTCTTTGAGAAGCTGAAAAGTTTTGGAGCTATTCCGTTATTCCATGACGATCATGTACAAGGTGTGTTGCTCGTCGGCTATCGTCAACCGAAAAAAATGACGATAGAAAAGTTTGAACAGGTGAAGGAGACGATCGGCACGACATTTGGACCGTTTCATCATAAGGAGCGATTGAAAGATGACGCTATCGAACAGTAA
- a CDS encoding MFS transporter — protein sequence MTQKIQLPLQTANLVVGFMVWVLISSLLPFISEDISIPPERLAIITAIPVVLGSILRIPLGYYANVYGARVMFFISFIVLLFPVYYISETSTVTGLLIGGTLLGVGGAIFSVGVTSLPKYYPKEKHGLVNGIYGMGNIGTAITTFSAPVLAMKFGWSLTVKMYLVLLLVFIALNFFFGDRKEVKVKAPIVEQIKGVYKNEKLWFFSLFYFITFGSFVAFTVFLPSFLVNYFGLDKVDAGLRTAGFIVVATLLRPVGGWLGDKFQPLFLLMGCFAGLTFASIVLAFSPDIALYTVGSILIAAAAGIGNGVIFKLVPMYFSKQAGTVNGIVSMMGGLGGFFPPLLLATIFSMTGSYSIGFMAFSQISLASLVLVVWLYYMDRVSLSKEVFDSTRQGILVTNQTGAIVSVNPAFTQLTGYSEEEVLGKSPNVLSSGRHDRAYYDKMWREIEEHGVWQGEIWNKKKNGEEYLEFLSISAVKDGTGDIVRYVGSFSDISPETAEGNQLS from the coding sequence ATGACACAAAAGATTCAACTGCCATTACAGACGGCAAATCTAGTTGTCGGTTTCATGGTGTGGGTGCTTATTTCTTCCTTACTTCCATTTATTAGTGAAGATATTAGTATACCACCAGAACGATTGGCCATCATTACAGCGATTCCTGTAGTACTCGGTTCCATTTTACGTATCCCGCTTGGCTACTATGCCAATGTGTACGGGGCGCGCGTGATGTTTTTCATCAGTTTCATTGTGTTGCTTTTTCCTGTCTACTACATAAGTGAAACGTCGACCGTGACAGGGTTATTGATCGGTGGTACGTTGCTAGGTGTAGGGGGCGCGATTTTCTCTGTAGGCGTTACATCGCTGCCGAAATATTACCCAAAGGAAAAGCACGGTTTAGTCAACGGGATTTACGGAATGGGAAATATCGGTACGGCGATTACGACATTCTCAGCACCTGTACTCGCCATGAAATTCGGTTGGTCGTTGACAGTCAAAATGTATTTGGTTTTACTATTAGTATTTATCGCTTTGAATTTCTTTTTCGGTGATCGTAAAGAAGTAAAAGTGAAAGCGCCGATTGTTGAACAAATTAAAGGCGTCTATAAAAATGAGAAATTGTGGTTCTTCTCGCTATTCTATTTCATCACATTTGGTTCGTTCGTTGCGTTTACGGTATTTTTACCGAGTTTCCTCGTCAACTACTTTGGCTTGGATAAAGTGGATGCAGGCTTGCGGACAGCAGGTTTCATCGTCGTAGCGACGTTATTGCGTCCGGTCGGCGGTTGGTTAGGCGATAAGTTTCAGCCTCTCTTTTTACTAATGGGCTGTTTTGCGGGATTAACATTTGCATCTATCGTTTTGGCGTTTTCACCTGATATTGCACTCTATACAGTGGGCAGTATTTTGATCGCGGCAGCTGCGGGGATCGGCAATGGTGTAATCTTCAAACTCGTACCTATGTACTTCAGTAAACAAGCAGGAACAGTTAACGGGATTGTTTCGATGATGGGTGGATTGGGCGGATTTTTCCCTCCTTTATTGCTCGCAACGATTTTCTCGATGACAGGTTCTTATTCTATCGGCTTTATGGCATTCTCTCAAATATCACTAGCGAGCCTTGTGCTAGTCGTGTGGTTATATTATATGGACCGTGTCAGTCTTTCGAAAGAAGTATTCGATTCGACGAGACAAGGGATTCTCGTAACCAATCAAACGGGCGCGATCGTATCTGTCAATCCGGCATTTACACAATTGACAGGGTATAGTGAAGAGGAAGTGCTCGGCAAGAGTCCGAATGTGTTAAGCTCTGGCCGTCACGATCGGGCGTATTATGATAAGATGTGGCGCGAAATTGAAGAACACGGCGTATGGCAAGGTGAAATTTGGAATAAAAAGAAAAACGGTGAAGAGTATTTAGAGTTCTTATCAATAAGTGCTGTAAAAGATGGGACGGGCGACATCGTTCGTTATGTCGGATCATTCAGCGATATTAGTCCCGAAACAGCGGAAGGCAATCAGTTATCTTAA
- a CDS encoding hemerythrin domain-containing protein translates to MVNSGFTHTLPALRVLENEHRYLTYEMEQWHAIVLDFENERFSREEGLVALQQLRKLIVKFIEPLKNHTDKEEEFLFPMLAKYVGSDQGPVQAVQEEHDEIDAFIGHFLHHTRGDLSSFTLQMIQDVVKDAGEAFEVIMIHFVKEENVIFPMVLSVLRAKEQDELFKQLYTSILPES, encoded by the coding sequence ATGGTCAATTCTGGTTTCACTCATACATTGCCTGCACTACGCGTGTTGGAAAACGAACATCGTTATTTAACGTATGAAATGGAACAGTGGCATGCGATTGTACTAGATTTTGAAAATGAACGATTTTCCCGTGAAGAAGGATTGGTGGCGCTTCAGCAATTGCGTAAGCTCATCGTCAAATTCATTGAACCATTGAAAAATCATACCGACAAAGAAGAGGAATTCCTTTTTCCTATGCTCGCAAAATATGTGGGCAGTGATCAGGGACCTGTGCAGGCGGTGCAAGAGGAACATGATGAGATCGATGCATTTATCGGACATTTCCTTCACCATACAAGAGGAGACTTATCTTCATTTACTTTACAAATGATCCAAGATGTAGTGAAAGATGCGGGAGAAGCGTTCGAAGTCATTATGATTCATTTCGTGAAGGAAGAGAATGTCATCTTTCCGATGGTATTGTCGGTTTTGCGAGCGAAAGAACAAGATGAGTTATTTAAGCAACTGTACACTTCTATTTTGCCAGAGTCATAA
- a CDS encoding response regulator transcription factor — MKIIIADDHAVVRTGFMHILNFQPDMEVVATAADGLEAYELVAKHRPDIILLDLSMPPGQSGLIATGKIHEDFPETKIVILTMYDDEEYMFHVLKNGASGYILKNAPDEELLSALRQVYEGGTYVHPSMATSLVREFVKKGPKLSDEDDPFKILSKREIEILPLVAKGYGNKEIAEMLYISVKTVEAHKAKMMDKLQLKSRPELVEYALKKKFLSF, encoded by the coding sequence GTGAAAATCATAATCGCTGATGATCATGCAGTCGTCCGTACAGGATTTATGCATATCTTAAATTTTCAACCGGATATGGAAGTCGTAGCCACGGCGGCAGATGGGTTGGAAGCGTATGAATTGGTTGCCAAACATCGACCGGACATCATTTTATTGGACTTAAGCATGCCGCCTGGTCAAAGTGGCCTGATCGCCACAGGTAAAATACATGAAGATTTTCCAGAGACGAAAATCGTGATTTTGACGATGTATGATGACGAAGAATATATGTTTCATGTATTGAAAAACGGAGCTTCCGGCTATATTTTGAAAAATGCCCCTGATGAAGAGTTATTAAGTGCACTCCGCCAAGTGTATGAAGGCGGCACGTATGTACATCCTTCGATGGCTACGTCGTTAGTGAGGGAGTTCGTCAAAAAAGGCCCTAAGCTATCCGATGAAGATGATCCGTTCAAGATTTTGTCTAAACGGGAAATTGAAATTTTGCCGCTCGTCGCAAAAGGCTACGGTAATAAAGAAATTGCAGAAATGCTGTATATTTCCGTCAAGACGGTGGAAGCGCATAAAGCGAAGATGATGGATAAACTTCAGTTGAAGAGCCGTCCAGAATTAGTGGAATATGCGCTGAAGAAAAAGTTTTTAAGTTTTTAA
- a CDS encoding molybdenum cofactor biosynthesis protein B, with protein sequence MEESHLPQQARNQSITVAVLTISDTRTVENDKSGKVICEKLIESGHIVKDYRICPDEAEQMTKLLHEWRADSSIQAMIFTGGTGIGARDRTVETVAPHFTKPLDGFGELFRFLSYTEDVGSKALLSRATAGAIDSQVVFLLPGSSKAVTLAMDKLIVPELPHIVHELTKHL encoded by the coding sequence ATGGAGGAATCTCATTTACCGCAACAAGCACGTAATCAGTCGATAACCGTTGCGGTATTGACAATCAGTGATACGAGAACGGTGGAAAATGATAAGAGTGGTAAAGTTATTTGTGAGAAGTTGATAGAGTCAGGGCACATTGTGAAGGATTATCGCATATGTCCAGACGAAGCAGAGCAGATGACGAAGCTATTGCACGAGTGGCGAGCTGATTCTTCTATTCAAGCGATGATTTTCACAGGTGGCACAGGAATCGGTGCACGCGATAGGACAGTCGAGACAGTAGCGCCTCATTTCACAAAGCCGCTGGATGGGTTTGGTGAGTTGTTCCGGTTTTTGAGTTATACGGAAGACGTAGGGTCAAAAGCGTTATTGAGCCGGGCGACTGCTGGAGCCATTGATTCGCAAGTGGTATTTTTATTGCCAGGCTCGTCGAAAGCTGTGACGCTCGCGATGGATAAGCTAATCGTGCCTGAGTTGCCGCATATTGTGCATGAATTGACGAAGCATTTGTAG
- a CDS encoding molybdenum cofactor biosynthesis protein MoaE, translating to MKRFEIVDTPIDPQAYSDLVLHPAAGAVTVFTGHVREWTHGVRTLYLAYEAYIPMAEKKLAEIGAEMEEKWPGVQVAMAHRIGELKISDIAVVIAVSSPHRKEAYEANEYAIERIKEVVPIWKKEIWEDGEEWIGAQKKYPEKGSGKQ from the coding sequence ATGAAGCGTTTTGAAATAGTAGATACCCCTATTGATCCGCAAGCGTACAGCGATCTCGTTCTGCATCCTGCAGCTGGGGCCGTGACGGTCTTTACGGGGCATGTACGCGAATGGACACATGGAGTGCGAACGCTCTATTTGGCATATGAAGCATATATTCCGATGGCGGAGAAGAAATTGGCAGAAATCGGCGCGGAAATGGAAGAAAAGTGGCCAGGTGTACAAGTGGCGATGGCGCATCGGATTGGTGAGTTGAAAATATCGGATATTGCGGTCGTCATCGCGGTTTCTTCTCCACACCGGAAAGAAGCGTACGAGGCAAATGAATATGCGATTGAACGTATTAAAGAAGTAGTTCCCATTTGGAAAAAGGAAATTTGGGAAGATGGGGAAGAATGGATCGGCGCACAGAAGAAATATCCGGAGAAAGGAAGCGGGAAACAATGA
- the mobB gene encoding molybdopterin-guanine dinucleotide biosynthesis protein B: MKTLHVVGYKNSGKTTLITHWITLLQEWGFEVAVLKHHGHGGLPELPPAHTDTMQFLAAGAVSTVVAGGGMIQLMQQKERSFQELKALAASNRPDVLLIEGYKQEIGEKIVLIRNEEDREQLQTLRGVLHVARTETLFSDNTALDDWLWRWMEEVI; the protein is encoded by the coding sequence ATGAAGACGCTTCATGTTGTTGGTTATAAAAACAGCGGAAAAACGACGTTGATTACACATTGGATTACGCTATTGCAAGAATGGGGCTTTGAAGTGGCGGTACTGAAGCATCATGGCCACGGCGGCTTGCCTGAACTGCCGCCAGCTCATACCGATACGATGCAGTTTTTGGCGGCCGGAGCCGTCTCTACCGTAGTGGCAGGCGGCGGTATGATACAATTGATGCAACAGAAAGAACGTTCATTTCAAGAACTAAAGGCATTGGCGGCTTCGAATCGGCCGGATGTGTTGTTGATAGAAGGCTATAAACAGGAGATCGGTGAAAAAATCGTACTCATCCGCAATGAAGAAGATCGTGAACAATTACAGACGTTGCGAGGAGTGTTGCACGTAGCACGAACAGAGACGCTCTTTTCGGACAATACTGCACTTGACGACTGGTTGTGGCGATGGATGGAGGAAGTCATATGA
- the moaC gene encoding cyclic pyranopterin monophosphate synthase MoaC, with translation MSELTHFNEQGRAKMVDVSSKEITLRTAIATSSIIVNESIYEQITHGTNKKGDVFAVAQVAAIMAAKNTATLIPMCHPLPLTGVDVRFEWIINQQKPEYEVLIEATVKTKGVTGVEMEALTAASVAALTIYDMCKAAGKEMIIGPTMLQHKTGGKNGDYTRAD, from the coding sequence ATGTCCGAACTCACTCACTTTAACGAACAAGGCCGCGCGAAAATGGTCGATGTGTCCAGCAAAGAAATCACATTACGCACCGCAATTGCTACCTCCTCTATAATTGTCAACGAATCGATTTACGAACAGATCACCCACGGCACCAATAAAAAGGGAGACGTCTTCGCAGTCGCACAAGTCGCTGCTATTATGGCTGCTAAAAATACCGCCACCCTCATTCCCATGTGTCATCCACTGCCACTCACCGGCGTCGATGTTCGCTTTGAATGGATCATTAATCAACAAAAACCTGAATACGAGGTGCTCATAGAAGCTACCGTTAAAACAAAAGGCGTTACCGGCGTCGAAATGGAAGCACTCACCGCCGCTTCCGTAGCCGCTTTAACAATTTATGACATGTGTAAAGCGGCCGGCAAAGAAATGATCATCGGCCCCACTATGCTTCAACATAAAACCGGTGGAAAAAATGGAGACTACACGCGCGCGGACTAA
- the glp gene encoding gephyrin-like molybdotransferase Glp, with the protein MVEIRKPIQVAEAVDRVMSHVQQLDTELLSLEHTYGRILAEPIVAKHDVPPFDRSPYDGFAIRAEDSAGASGNERKSFQVIGEIGAGHVADRPIERGEAFRIMTGALIPEQADAVVMLEQTVETDTGFTLRKPFDAGENISRQGEDAKEGDQLIEAGTIIHPGTIALLATFGYSHVRVAKKPIAGVLSTGTELLNVEDELMPGKIRNSNGPMIRAQLARMGIEAKSYGMMEDDLDACTEIVERALKETDVLITTGGVSVGDYDYLPAIYERLGAKVLFNKVAMRPGSVTTVAVLGNKFLFGLSGNPSACFTGFELFTRPAILAMMGCKAPYMPRIQATLGEDFKKANPFTRFVRATWEMTAQGIVATPAGFNKSSAVSSIARGNCIIVLPSGTRGFESGMTVDVLLLGAEQGVEQWDL; encoded by the coding sequence GTGGTAGAAATTCGAAAGCCGATTCAAGTGGCGGAAGCAGTAGATCGTGTTATGTCGCATGTGCAACAACTGGATACAGAACTTCTCTCATTGGAACATACATATGGCCGCATACTGGCGGAGCCGATTGTGGCAAAACATGATGTCCCTCCGTTTGATCGGTCGCCGTATGATGGCTTTGCGATTCGTGCAGAGGATTCAGCAGGTGCGTCGGGCAATGAACGTAAATCATTTCAAGTGATCGGAGAAATTGGTGCGGGGCATGTGGCGGATCGTCCGATAGAACGAGGGGAAGCGTTTCGTATTATGACTGGCGCCCTCATTCCGGAGCAGGCCGATGCGGTCGTCATGCTCGAGCAAACGGTGGAAACTGACACGGGCTTTACGTTGCGGAAACCATTTGACGCGGGGGAGAATATTTCGCGGCAAGGAGAAGACGCGAAGGAAGGCGACCAGCTGATTGAAGCAGGGACGATTATCCATCCCGGCACGATTGCTTTGCTTGCAACGTTCGGCTATTCGCACGTGCGAGTGGCTAAAAAGCCGATTGCAGGAGTGTTGTCTACGGGTACGGAGTTGCTTAATGTGGAAGATGAATTGATGCCGGGGAAAATCCGGAATTCCAACGGTCCTATGATTCGTGCGCAATTGGCGAGAATGGGAATTGAAGCCAAGTCCTACGGGATGATGGAAGATGATTTGGATGCATGTACTGAAATTGTTGAACGTGCGCTGAAAGAGACAGATGTACTCATCACGACTGGCGGGGTGTCGGTTGGAGATTATGATTATTTACCGGCTATTTATGAACGTCTCGGAGCGAAAGTACTGTTCAATAAAGTGGCGATGCGTCCAGGAAGTGTGACGACGGTTGCGGTGCTAGGCAATAAATTTTTATTCGGTTTATCCGGAAATCCGTCCGCATGTTTTACAGGATTTGAGCTGTTTACACGTCCCGCAATTTTAGCGATGATGGGTTGTAAAGCACCGTATATGCCGAGAATTCAAGCAACTTTAGGTGAAGATTTCAAAAAGGCGAATCCGTTCACTCGTTTCGTTCGTGCAACGTGGGAAATGACGGCACAAGGAATTGTCGCAACACCTGCTGGGTTTAATAAATCGAGTGCAGTGTCTTCGATTGCGCGTGGAAATTGTATCATTGTTTTACCGAGCGGAACACGCGGCTTTGAAAGCGGAATGACAGTGGACGTTTTATTATTAGGCGCAGAACAGGGCGTAGAGCAGTGGGATCTATGA
- a CDS encoding ThiF family adenylyltransferase, producing the protein MENRYSRQTLFQPIGQDGQQSLAQSHVVIIGCGALGSAISETLIRAGVGKITLADRDYVEASNLQRQQLFTEADARGSMPKVVAAERRLREIRQDADIRTVLDHVDGPLLLELAEGADLLMDATDNFETRLLINDVAWSLQIPWIYGAVVGSSGSVFPFIPGKTACFRCLLPVLPAVNETCDTVGVISPAVQISAAHQSAEALKWLTGNQSSMRTKLLHFDVWNNTSVEAGISRMQQPNCETCGDHPTYPALHESAGTQYAVLCGRDTVQIIPEAGRALTLADGVHVARRLQSEYRETPFFVEFQVEGYRCILFGNGRLLIHGIKDMQKGRKVYHSLFG; encoded by the coding sequence GTGGAAAATCGTTATTCAAGACAAACATTATTTCAGCCGATCGGACAGGATGGGCAACAATCATTGGCGCAGTCGCATGTCGTCATCATCGGTTGCGGTGCGCTTGGTTCGGCTATTTCGGAAACGCTCATCCGTGCAGGGGTCGGCAAAATAACATTGGCGGATCGTGATTATGTAGAAGCGTCCAATTTGCAGAGACAACAGTTATTTACGGAAGCTGATGCGCGCGGAAGTATGCCAAAAGTGGTGGCGGCGGAGCGAAGATTACGTGAAATCCGCCAAGATGCCGACATTCGAACGGTGTTGGATCATGTGGACGGTCCGTTATTACTAGAGCTGGCTGAAGGAGCCGATCTGTTGATGGATGCCACGGACAATTTTGAAACACGCCTACTTATAAATGATGTGGCATGGTCTCTTCAGATTCCGTGGATTTACGGAGCAGTTGTCGGCAGTTCAGGCAGCGTATTTCCATTCATTCCTGGCAAGACGGCTTGTTTCCGTTGCTTATTGCCAGTCCTTCCCGCAGTCAATGAAACATGTGATACGGTAGGGGTCATTTCGCCTGCTGTCCAAATTTCCGCTGCGCATCAAAGTGCGGAAGCGTTGAAATGGCTGACAGGCAATCAGTCATCTATGCGTACAAAGCTTCTGCATTTTGATGTGTGGAATAATACATCTGTGGAAGCAGGAATTAGTCGGATGCAGCAGCCGAATTGTGAAACATGCGGAGATCATCCTACGTACCCAGCTTTGCATGAATCGGCGGGTACACAGTATGCCGTACTTTGCGGTCGCGACACGGTACAAATTATTCCAGAAGCAGGACGTGCCTTGACGCTGGCGGACGGTGTCCACGTAGCGAGACGTCTGCAGTCCGAATACCGCGAGACGCCGTTTTTTGTAGAGTTTCAAGTGGAAGGTTATCGTTGTATTTTATTTGGCAATGGTCGATTATTGATTCATGGTATTAAAGATATGCAAAAAGGCAGGAAAGTCTATCATTCATTATTTGGTTAG